The following are encoded in a window of Scophthalmus maximus strain ysfricsl-2021 chromosome 6, ASM2237912v1, whole genome shotgun sequence genomic DNA:
- the abhd14b gene encoding protein ABHD14B isoform X1, with protein MSAVKMTEGSVQVASCEAPLFYRQSEPATGDARTSVLLLHGIRFSSENWLDIGTMETLAKAGCRAVAIDLPGLGRSKSAEALAPVGELAPASFLKEVCEQLSLGLVVVISPSLSGMYSLPFLLQHQALIRAYVPVAPICTDKFTAEQYQSVKVPSLIVYGDQDTQLGEVSLRDLSNLANHSVVVMTGAGHPCYLDDPDTWHKALTDFLNTL; from the exons ATGTCAGCTGTGAAGATGACGGAGGGGAGTGTGCAGGTGGCGAGCTGCGAAGCGCCGCTGTTCTACAGACAAAGTGAACCCGCCACGGGGGACGCGAGGACGTCAGTTCTACTCCTTCACGGAATACGTTTCTCATCAGAAAACTGGCTCGACATCGGCACTATGGAGACCCTGGCCAAAGCTGGCTGCCGCGCGGTCGCCATCGACCTGCCAG GACTCGGCCGGTCCAAGTCAGCCGAGGCCCTGGCGCCGGTGGGCGAACTGGCCCCTGCGAGCTTCCTGAAGGAGGTGTGTGAGCAGCTGAGCCTGGGCCTGGTGGTGGTGATCAGCCCGTCCCTCAGTGGGATGtactccctccccttcctcctccagcaccaggCTCTGATACGAGCATACGTCCCTGTAGCTCCCATCTGCACGGACAAATTCACGGCAGAGCAGTACCAGAGTGTGAAG GTCCCATCGCTCATAGTTTACGGTGACCAGGACACTCAACTCGGAGAGGTTTCGCTCCGAGACCTGAGTAACCTGGCCAATCACAGCGTGGTGGTGATGACAGGAGCGGGTCACCCCTGTTACCTGGACGACCCCGACACCTGGCACAAAGCTCTCACGGACTTCCTGAACACGCTGTGA
- the abhd14b gene encoding protein ABHD14B isoform X2: MSAVKMTEGSVQVASCEAPLFYRQSEPATGDARTSVLLLHGIRFSSENWLDIGTMETLAKAGCRAVAIDLPGLGRSKSAEALAPVGELAPASFLKEVCEQLSLGLVVVISPSLSGMYSLPFLLQHQALIRAYVPVAPICTDKFTAEQYQSVKDKFSNRECQVCFPTLKRGCGFLRATTRRVDIRTFTNRIREHDP, from the exons ATGTCAGCTGTGAAGATGACGGAGGGGAGTGTGCAGGTGGCGAGCTGCGAAGCGCCGCTGTTCTACAGACAAAGTGAACCCGCCACGGGGGACGCGAGGACGTCAGTTCTACTCCTTCACGGAATACGTTTCTCATCAGAAAACTGGCTCGACATCGGCACTATGGAGACCCTGGCCAAAGCTGGCTGCCGCGCGGTCGCCATCGACCTGCCAG GACTCGGCCGGTCCAAGTCAGCCGAGGCCCTGGCGCCGGTGGGCGAACTGGCCCCTGCGAGCTTCCTGAAGGAGGTGTGTGAGCAGCTGAGCCTGGGCCTGGTGGTGGTGATCAGCCCGTCCCTCAGTGGGATGtactccctccccttcctcctccagcaccaggCTCTGATACGAGCATACGTCCCTGTAGCTCCCATCTGCACGGACAAATTCACGGCAGAGCAGTACCAGAGTGTGAAG GATAAATTCAGTAACCGTGAATGTCAAGTCTGCTTTCCAACACTTAAACGAGGTTGTGGATTTTTACGTGCTACCACAAGACGAGTAGACATCAGGACGTTCACAAACCGAATAAGGGAGCATGATccatga